From a single Rutidosis leptorrhynchoides isolate AG116_Rl617_1_P2 chromosome 5, CSIRO_AGI_Rlap_v1, whole genome shotgun sequence genomic region:
- the LOC139847727 gene encoding histone-lysine N-methyltransferase ASHR2 translates to MSTPQPVAMTEINGKGRAIVALRPLKGGEIILRDSSILLYSALPFHPNNHTTTNYCSNCFITISQNSPIISCSNCTSQFCTINCQSMASTTSHTSWTCQTLIHLRQYFSDHLVPLELQLQARFLVSAYNLALISPEKFQLLLSLQGSASDSELESVSFLHSLISSVCRPPSIELGFSVDLVRVLLAKDKLNAFGLMEPFAEETEERSVRAYGIYPVASFFNHDCLPNACRFDYIDVVGSELGKNTEITIRMVHDVPQGREICLSYFPVNLKYSERQKRLSDDYGFVCDCDRCKVEANWSESEEDGVDMDEKDGKNEEEENDDDETNMDEDVDEEMHGEDGDAMKGDDEFPHAYFFMNYMCDRKNCWGTLAPLPDPANQGVMECNVCGSFKRLDLV, encoded by the coding sequence ATGTCAACACCGCAGCCGGTAGCTATGACGGAGATTAACGGAAAAGGAAGAGCAATAGTCGCTCTCCGCCCCTTAAAAGGCGGCGAAATCATCCTCCGTGACTCTTCAATCCTTCTCTACTCCGCCCTTCCATTTCACCCCAACAATCACACCACCACTAATTACTGTTCAAATTGCTTCATAACAATCTCACAAAACTCACCAATCATCTCTTGCTCCAATTGCACCTCCCAATTTTGCACAATTAATTGTCAATCAATGGCTTCCACAACCTCACACACTTCATGGACCTGTCAAACCCTAATTCATCTCCGGCAATACTTTTCCGACCACCTTGTTCCGTTAGAACTCCAATTACAAGCTCGATTTCTAGTTTCGGCTTATAACCTCGCGTTAATTTCACCTGAAAAGTTTCAATTACTACTATCTCTTCAAGGATCTGCATCAGATTCGGAATTGGAATCAGTTAGTTTTCTGCATTCACTTATTTCGTCTGTATGTCGTCCTCCGTCTATTGAATTAGGGTTTAGTGTGGATCTAGTTAGGGTTTTACTTGCAAAGGATAAGTTAAATGCGTTTGGATTAATGGAACCGTTTGCTGAAGAAACAGAGGAACGGTCGGTTAGAGCGTATGGAATTTATCCGGTTGCGTCGTTTTTTAATCACGATTGTCTTCCGAATGCTTGTAGGTTTGATTATATTGATGTTGTTGGATCAGAATTAGGTAAGAATACTGAGATCACTATTAGGATGGTACATGATGTGCCGCAGGGTAGGGAGATTTGTTTGAGTTATTTTCCGGTAAATTTGAAGTATTCTGAGAGGCAAAAGAGGTTGAGTGATGATTATGGTTTTGTTTGTGATTGTGATCGGTGTAAAGTGGAGGCGAATTGGTCCGAAAGTGAGGAAGATGGGGTCGATATGGATGAAAAGGATGGTAAGAACGAAGAagaagaaaatgatgatgatgaaacgaaTATGGATGAGGATGTTGATGAAGAAATGCACGGTGAAGATGGTGATGCGATGAAAGGGGATGACGAGTTTCCACACGCGTATTTCTTTATGAATTATATGTGTGATCGAAAGAACTGTTGGGGTACGTTGGCTCCTTTGCCTGACCCTGCAAATCAGGGTGTGATGGAGTGTAATGTTTGTGGTAGTTTTAAAAGGCTTGATCTGGTCTGA
- the LOC139849897 gene encoding DNA replication licensing factor MCM2-like, with translation MAGENDNGGNGSNQSPSSSDHGNLNSSQFNGNPPSTPDSPTSAGFNTDQLPFNSRTSENNSDYDEEEEAAVDPEIIRDELDDVDEDEGEGEDLFGDFINDYRRMDEHDQYESVGLDESHEDERDLDQIMADRRAAEIELDARDGVASQRKLPQLLHDQDTDDDSYRPSKRTRAYFKPPGSPPDGGDSVPSSPPGGGGSPGGSGGGRRGGGGRQGGGDNDDTDVPMTDYEDDEDDDEGEFEMYRVQGTLREWVMRDEVRRFIAKKFKEFILTYQNPKSEHRDLEYLRQINEMVSVNKCSLEIDYKQFIYIHPNIAIWLADAPQSVLEVMEEVANKVVFNLHPNYKRIHQKIYVRVTNLPVYDQIRNIRQIHLNTMIRVGGVVTRRSGVFPQLQQVKYDCNKCGTVLGPFFQNSYSEVKVGSCPECQSKGPFTVNVEQTIYRNYQKLTLQESPGIVPAGRLPRYKEVILLNDLIDCARPGEEIEVTGIYTNNFDLSLNTKNGFPVFATVIEANHVTKKQDLFSAYKLTQEDKEEIEKLSKDPRIGERIIKSIAPSIYGHEDIKTAIALAMFGGQEKNVQGKHRLRGDINVLLLGDPGTAKSQFLKYVEKTGQRAVYTTGKGASAVGLTAAVHKDPVTREWTLEGGALVLADKGICLIDEFDKMNDQDRVSIHEAMEQQSISISKAGIVTSLQARCSVIAAANPIGGRYDSSKNFSQNVELTDPIVSRFDVLCVVKDVVDPIMDEMLAKFVVDSHFKSTPKGSKDNNSINNSQEDFQDSSMLMDPEILSQDMLKKYITYAKLNVFPRLHDADLDKLTQVYAELRRESSHGQGVPIAVRHIESMIRMSEAHARMHLRGHVTQEDVDMAIRVLLDSFISTQKFGVQKALQKSFKKYMTFKKDFNATVLHLLHQMVKEALQFEEMVPGSNRDVTHIDVKVEELQNKVLDYGITDLKAFLTSPEFDLGNFELDEERGVIRHHFVR, from the exons ATGGCGGGAGAAAATGATAATGGAGGTAACGGTTCCAATCAGTCGCCGTCTTCATCTGATCACGGAAACCTAAATTCCAGTCAATTTAACGGCAATCCACCGTCAACACCTGACTCTCCTACGTCAGCAGGATTTAACACAGATCAACTTCCTTTCAATAGCCGTACGTCTGAAAACAACTCCGATTACGACGAAGAAGAGGAGGCTGCTGTTGATCCAGAAATTATCCGTGACGAACTTGATGACGTCGATGAGGATGAAGGTGAAGGCGAAGATCTTTTTGGTGATTTCATTAA TGATTATCGGAGGATGGATGAGCACGATCAATACGAATCGGTTGGGTTAGATGAATCTCATGAAGATGAGAGGGATTTGGATCAGATTATGGCGGATCGTAGGGCTGCAGAAATTGAGCTTGATGCTAGAGATGGTGTTGCTTCACAGCGAAAGCTTCCTCAGCTACTTCATGATCAAG ATACAGATGATGACAGCTACCGGCCTTCAAAAAGAACTAGAGCATATTTTAAGCCTCCAGGTTCACCCCCAGACGGAGGTGATTCAGTACCAAGTAGTCCACCAGGAGGTGGTGGTTCACCAGGCGGCAGCGGTGGTGGTCGACGAGGTGGCGGCGGCCGACAAGGTGGTGGGGACAATGATGACACTGATGTGCCTATGACTGATTATGAG GATGATGAAGACGATGATGAAGGTGAATTTGAAATGTACCGTGTTCAGGGAACACTAAGGGAGTGGGTCATGAGAGATGAAGTGCGACGTTTTATTGCCAAGAAGTTCAAGGAATTCATTCTTACTTATCAGAACCCGAAGAGTGAACATCGTGACCTTGAATATCTTAGGCAAATAAACGAGATGGTGTCAG TCAATAAGTGCAGTTTAGAGATTGATTACAAACAGTTTATCTATATCCACCCAAATATTGCCATATGGCTGGCAGATGCACCCCAGTCTGTTCTTGAGGTCATGGAGGAAGTTGCCAATAAAGTTGTGTTTAATTTACATCCAAACTACAAAAGAATTCACCAAAAGATCTATGTTAGGGTTACCAACTTGCCTGTATACGATCAGATTCGCaacataag gcAGATTCATTTAAACACAATGATTCGTGTTGGAGGAGTTGTCACCCGGCGATCTGGAGTTTTTCCTCAGTTGCAACAAGTGAAATATGATTGTAACAAATGTGGAACAGTTTTGGGGCCTTTTTTTCAAAATTCATATTCAGAGGTCAAAGTTGGTTCTTGCCCAGAGTGCCAATCAAAGGGGCCATTCACAGTCAATGTTGAGCAG ACCATATACAGGAATTATCAGAAGCTTACTCTGCAAGAGAGTCCCGGCATTGTGCCAGCTGGCAGATTGCCAAGATACAAGGAAGTGATTCTTCTGAACGATCTGATTGATTGTGCTCGCCCTGGAGAAGAGATT GAGGTCACTGGCATTTATACAAACAACTTTGATTTATCATTGAATACAAAAAACGGGTTTCCTGTCTTCGCGACTGTGATTGAAGCAAACCATGTTACGAAGAAGCAAGATTTATTTTCGGCCTATAAACTTACCCAAGAGGATAAGGAAGAAATCGAGAAGTTATCTAAAGACCCACGGATTGGAGAAAGG ATTATCAAGTCTATTGCTCCATCAATCTATGGACACGAGGACATAAAGACAGCAATTGCTCTTGCAATGTTTGGAGGCCAAGAGAAAAATGTGCAAGGAAAACATAGATTGCGTGGAGACATAAACGTGCTACTTTTGGGCGATCCTGGTACCGCAAAATCCCAGTTTCTCAA ATATGTTGAAAAGACTGGACAAAGGGCAGTTTATACAACTGGAAAAGGAGCTTCTGCTGTTGGGCTTACAGCTGCTGTGCACAAGGATCCAGTTACAAGAGAGTGGACCCTTGAAGGCGGGGCCCTTGTTTTAGCTGATAAGGGAATTTGTTTAATTGATGAGTTTGACAAAATGAATGATCAAGATAG AGTGAGTATTCATGAAGCAATGGAACAGCAAAGCATCAGTATATCTAAAGCTGGAATAGTGACATCACTTCAAGCTCGTTGTTCTGTCATTGCTGCCGCTAATCCAATCGGAGGAAG ATATGATTCTTCAAAAAACTTCTCTCAAAATGTTGAATTAACAGATCCAATTGTCTCCAGATTTGACGTTTTGTGTGTCGTGAAG GATGTAGTTGACCCGATCATGGATGAGATGCTTGCAAAGTTTGTTGTTGATAGTCATTTCAAATCCACGCCCAAAGGTTCTAAGGATAACAACTCTATCAACAATTCTCAGGAAGATTTTCAAGATTCTTCCATGTTAATGGATCCTGAG ATACTCTCTCAAGATATGCTTAAGAAGTACATCACGTATGCCAAGTTAAATGTATTCCCAAGGTTGCATGATGCTGATCTAGACAAACTCACACAAGTGTACGCTGAATTAAGAAGAGAATCATCA CATGGGCAAGGTGTTCCAATAGCTGTGAGGCACATAGAATCGATGATTAGGATGTCAGAAGCTCATGCCAGAATGCACCTCAGAGGACACGTCACTCAAGAAGATGTGGATATGGCAATTCGAGTTTTACTCGACTCATTTATTTCCACTCAAAAGTTTGGAGTGCAAAAGGCTCTACAAAAG AGCTTTAAGAAGTACATGACATTCAAGAAGGATTTCAATGCGACTGTGTTGCATCTTCTGCATCAAATGGTGAAAGAGGCGCTGCAGTTTGAAGAAATGGTACCTGGATCTAACAGAGATGTTACACATATCGACGTGAAGGTGGAAGAGTTGCAAAACAAg GTGTTGGATTATGGAATTACAGATCTGAAGGCATTCCTTACAAGCCCAGAATTTGATCTTGGTAACTTTGAATTGGATGAAGAAAGAGGTGTGATAAGGCATCACTTTGTAAGATGA
- the LOC139847011 gene encoding uncharacterized protein yields MAGGRKLGLLLLASVLIGVITLLKFKGSSSSWNKEAVVESFKYMSDRLGNWAIPVYVMIHTITLALCLPYAVFFEAGASLLFGFFPALLCVFSAKVLGASLSFWIGRLLFRSSSSATQWAHGNKYFHVLSRGVERDGWKFVLLARFSPIPSYVINYALAATNVRFFRDFFMPTVLGCLPMILQNTSIGSLAGAAVASSTGSDSKKSNIWSYLFPMLGISSSIIISLRIKKYSSSIAIDNKPEDKTQ; encoded by the exons ATGGCCGGTGGTCGGAAGCTAGGGTTACTATTACTAGCATCGGTGCTAATCGGAGTAATCACACTTTTAAAATTCAAAGGATCATCATCGTCATGGAACAAAGAAGCGGTTGTTGAATCCTTCAAATACATGTCAGATCGATTAGGTAATTGGGCGATTCCTGTGTACGTAATGATACATACAATTACACTCGCTTTATGTCTTCCGTACGCCGTGTTCTTCGAAGCCGGTGCTTCTTTACTGTTCGGATTCTTTCCGGCGTTGCTTTGTGTATTCTCCGCTAAAGTTCTCGGTGCTTCGCTCTCATTTTGGATCGGAAG GCTGCTTTTCCGGAGCTCTAGTTCAGCAACACAATGGGCACATGGAAATAAATACTTCCATGTGCTTTCAAGAGGAGTCGAACGTGACGGTTGGAAATTTGTTCTTTTAGCTCGGTTCTCTCCCATACCCTCGTATGTCATCAATTACGCTTTAGCCGCCACAAACGTCCGCTTTTTTAGGGACTTTTTCATGCCAACTGTCCTCGGGTGCTTGCCTATGATCTTACAAAACACATCCATCGGTAGCCTTGCTGGTGCAGCTGTAGCTTCATCCACCGGGTCTGACtcaaaaaagtcaaacatttggtCATACTTATTCCCAATGTTGGGAATTTCGTCGAGCATCATTATCTCTTTGAGAATCAAAAAGTACTCTTCCAGTATCGCAATTGATAATAAGCCCGAAGACAAGACCCAATGA
- the LOC139849898 gene encoding uncharacterized protein codes for MLEAVASYDNWIWHAYFGVAGANNDINVLNTSPLFESMINDESMINDNFPDIPYVINGVEYKRARKDVERTFGNLQGRWHILQQPARVYSVKAIQRIMYACIIMHNMIVEDNGFNNSENNWVYELVQNMQTTWYERCEEYKVRMKELHDREVHERLRGDLVEHVWAIRAQEEEEEEGEE; via the exons atgcttgaAGCCGTTGCCTCGTATGATAATTGGATATGGCATGCTTATTTTGGGGTTGCTGGGGCAAACAATGACATAAATGTGTTAAATACCAGTCCTTTGTTCGAATCGATGATTAATGACGAATCGATGATTAATGATAATTTTCCAGACATCCCTTATGTTATTAATGGTGTAGAGTACAAAAGAG CAAGAAAGGATGTTGAGAGGACTTTTGGTAATTTACAAGGACGTTGGCATATACTACAACAACCTGCAAGGGTTTATTCGGTGAAGGCTATTCAAAGAATTATGTATGCGTGTATCATAATGCATAACATGATAGTTGAAGATAATGGGTTCAACAATTCTGAGAATAATTGGGTGTATGAACTGGTTCAGAACATGCAAACTACTTGGTACGAGAGATGTGAAGAGTATAAAGTCAGGATGAAGGAATTACACGATCGGGAGGTGCATGAACGTTTACGAGGCGACTTAGTCGAACATGTTTGGGCTATTCGAGctcaggaggaggaggaggaggagggggAAGAGTGA